In the Spirochaeta lutea genome, one interval contains:
- a CDS encoding bifunctional metallophosphatase/5'-nucleotidase: protein MKNLKPASPSLSNVASWKLGLPGVLLILISGLLLVSGCSSQDSEPVVRWIGIHSLKGGLFPEEVGDEKRGGLSLISGYIRQYDDPLVFATNGTIHGSPHAYLSKGQIIIEGLNSMGLDALFVDSRELYFGARRLSDLAVIANFPLVASNIVISETGEIPPYLEPYFYHEQSATLFVGLGSPLLEERNLPENIRGLGLIPLEQAVTGAIETARNRSLPFKHVVVMAVGYKADRQSTNQFIDEAIRIPEVSMLVIGNRDLQAPTLQRLTRNGRTKHLLMVDDTIFDGAKTVDYLEVHQDFSRVSQEHLPVRSRVIEPDPVIGEAIFRSSAAVEELLRDQITLSSERISHNPRGESPLANVILDACRSYWNTDVALINSGAVRGSLGPGAVTLADLYASLPFEGTVVLLGMTGRELIQVLQKSGEFWGDPQRENGFLQVSGLQVAYQRTGSHLLLDSQDVRVGGRPVDPHREYTVAVERYLYAGGDGYTNFRDARLISDTMVSSLSVMLQHLRNMASLDSAVDGRITIE, encoded by the coding sequence ATGAAAAACTTGAAGCCAGCATCACCAAGCCTCAGTAATGTAGCTTCCTGGAAGCTGGGACTGCCGGGTGTGCTGCTCATCCTCATATCGGGACTGCTCCTGGTTTCCGGTTGTTCCTCCCAGGATTCGGAACCAGTGGTACGGTGGATCGGCATCCACTCTCTCAAGGGGGGCCTGTTTCCCGAGGAGGTCGGGGATGAGAAACGGGGAGGACTGAGTCTCATTTCCGGTTACATTCGGCAGTATGATGATCCCCTGGTATTCGCCACCAACGGAACTATTCATGGCAGTCCCCATGCCTACCTATCCAAGGGACAGATTATCATTGAGGGTCTCAATTCCATGGGGTTGGATGCCCTGTTTGTCGACTCCCGGGAGCTTTACTTTGGCGCCCGGCGCTTATCGGATCTCGCCGTCATTGCAAACTTCCCCCTGGTTGCTTCAAATATTGTTATTTCAGAGACCGGAGAGATTCCCCCGTACCTGGAGCCCTATTTTTACCATGAGCAGTCTGCAACCCTCTTTGTTGGACTGGGGAGTCCCCTGTTGGAGGAGAGAAATCTGCCGGAAAATATCCGGGGTCTGGGGCTTATACCTCTGGAGCAGGCAGTCACCGGCGCAATTGAGACGGCCCGGAATAGGTCCTTGCCCTTCAAACATGTAGTGGTTATGGCTGTGGGGTATAAGGCGGACCGCCAGAGCACGAATCAGTTCATCGATGAGGCTATTCGGATTCCTGAGGTTTCCATGCTGGTCATAGGGAACCGTGATCTCCAGGCACCGACCCTCCAGCGCCTTACCCGGAACGGTCGGACGAAACATCTGCTGATGGTTGATGATACCATATTTGATGGTGCGAAAACCGTGGATTACCTGGAGGTGCATCAGGATTTCTCACGGGTGTCCCAGGAGCACTTGCCGGTACGGTCTAGGGTAATCGAACCGGATCCGGTGATCGGCGAGGCGATTTTTCGTTCCTCCGCTGCGGTGGAAGAGCTCCTGCGCGATCAAATCACCCTAAGTTCTGAGCGGATAAGCCATAATCCCCGGGGTGAAAGTCCCTTAGCCAATGTTATTTTGGATGCATGCCGGTCGTATTGGAACACTGATGTTGCCTTGATTAACAGCGGTGCGGTTCGCGGTTCCCTTGGGCCGGGAGCCGTGACCCTGGCGGACCTGTATGCCAGTTTGCCCTTTGAAGGAACGGTGGTTTTGCTGGGAATGACGGGCCGGGAGTTAATTCAGGTGCTGCAGAAAAGCGGAGAGTTCTGGGGCGACCCCCAGCGGGAGAACGGCTTTCTCCAGGTTTCTGGTCTGCAGGTGGCGTACCAGCGTACCGGCTCCCATCTGCTGCTCGACAGTCAGGATGTCCGGGTAGGGGGCCGGCCGGTGGATCCCCACCGAGAGTATACCGTGGCGGTGGAGCGGTATCTCTATGCCGGCGGGGATGGGTACACCAATTTTCGGGATGCACGGTTGATTTCCGATACCATGGTATCCAGCTTATCGGTGATGCTTCAGCATCTGCGGAATATGGCATCTCTTGATTCGGCGGTCGACGGGAGAATCACCATTGAGTAA
- a CDS encoding response regulator, protein MTKVLIVDDLESNRYVLKTLFKLFGPKADISVLEASSGVTSVEIIRNEKPDLILMDIKMEREDSGIEVVKLIRSIPEFRDTPIWAVTAQAMAAHDGNDSDRDRCLKAGFTKYITKPINQAEMIQDISRTLGVAIPDRLRERLG, encoded by the coding sequence ATGACAAAAGTATTAATAGTTGACGATCTGGAGTCTAACCGGTACGTCTTAAAGACCCTCTTTAAACTTTTTGGTCCGAAGGCTGACATCTCGGTTCTGGAGGCGAGTTCCGGTGTGACGTCGGTGGAGATTATCCGCAATGAGAAACCGGATCTCATTCTCATGGATATTAAGATGGAGCGGGAGGACTCAGGCATTGAGGTTGTAAAGCTGATCCGCAGCATTCCCGAGTTTCGGGATACACCGATTTGGGCGGTAACCGCTCAGGCCATGGCTGCCCATGACGGTAATGACAGTGATCGTGACCGCTGTTTAAAAGCCGGGTTTACCAAGTATATAACAAAGCCTATAAATCAAGCCGAAATGATTCAGGATATCTCCAGAACCCTGGGGGTTGCTATTCCCGATCGGCTCCGGGAACGGTTAGGATAG
- a CDS encoding RluA family pseudouridine synthase — MKDLRQGETPPLAQRILYEDNHLLIVNKTCSELVQGDKTGDVSLLENLKEFIKVRDHKPGNVFLGLVHRLDRPTSGCVVYAKTSKALSRLTESFRDRSVQKHYWAITDIQATEVLGEGGEMSDWLRRNPKVNKSVTVPQGTRGAKHGVLRYSLGLRLDRYALWEVQLETGRHHQIRVQFAARGFPLRGDLKYGAARSIPGGGIALHARYLSVPHPTGQREVQVWADPRQVQGDTLWVQVGELLENLSAG; from the coding sequence GTGAAGGATCTGCGGCAGGGTGAGACTCCCCCCTTAGCCCAACGGATTTTATACGAAGATAACCATCTCCTGATTGTGAACAAGACCTGCTCGGAATTAGTGCAGGGAGACAAGACCGGAGATGTCTCACTCTTGGAGAACCTCAAGGAGTTTATAAAGGTTCGGGACCACAAACCGGGGAATGTATTTCTCGGCCTGGTTCACCGCCTGGATAGACCCACCAGCGGATGTGTTGTATACGCTAAAACATCCAAGGCCCTCTCCCGATTGACGGAGAGCTTTCGAGACCGGAGTGTACAAAAACACTACTGGGCCATTACTGATATCCAAGCTACGGAGGTATTGGGTGAGGGGGGAGAGATGTCGGATTGGCTCCGGCGCAATCCCAAGGTCAATAAAAGCGTCACCGTACCCCAGGGAACCCGGGGGGCGAAGCATGGGGTGTTGCGGTACTCCCTAGGGCTGCGCCTGGATCGCTATGCCCTCTGGGAGGTTCAGCTGGAAACCGGACGGCATCACCAGATTCGCGTGCAGTTCGCTGCCCGGGGGTTTCCTCTCCGGGGGGATCTGAAATACGGGGCGGCCCGGAGTATTCCTGGAGGGGGCATAGCCCTCCATGCGCGGTACCTCTCTGTACCCCATCCCACGGGCCAGCGGGAAGTTCAGGTCTGGGCTGATCCCCGGCAGGTTCAAGGGGATACCCTTTGGGTTCAGGTCGGAGAATTACTTGAAAATCTATCCGCCGGGTAA